CGTGTGGTCCCGTTCACCGGACTCGAAGAATTCGGGCTGACTTTGTTCTGCTGTTCGATGACAGAACAAGAATCGGCGAATCAAGAGGCCGCCGCTTGGAAGCCAGGCACGATCGACATCGATCCGCATCGGCTAAAGAGTGCCCGTCGAAAGCTGCTCGCGTTGACCGTCAGCGACGAGGAGGGCAATCGACTGCTGACCGAAGACCAGGCTGCGGAACTCGACAGTGTTCTGGCTGGCATCCTGTACGAGCAGGCCAGCGCCCATACCTCCCTGAGGGCACGTTCAAAAAACTTGCCGCCCGCGAGCGGAGAGCAGACGCCTACCGACTCGCGGTCATCTGCGGACGTCCCGACGTCGATCAGCTCCTCGACGAACTGACGACCGAGCAGTTCGCGGAATGGCGTGAGTACTTCGCCCTTGAACCGACTCGGGCCATTGATCGCGATCGCCCGTTGGCCACGATCTTGGCGGCGATCGCCGGGGCCTGCGGCAAAGAGCTGGATATCGACACCGCGCTCCGGACCTGGGGGCATCACATCCCCGAACCGCCTTTCGATCCTGATGCGAACGCGGCTGCCATCCTCGCCGGATTCGGCGGGTAGAAAAAAAGGGCACAAGTACGAATGACACTGACATCCGTGGGAAGACAACCTTGCCCTCGAACGGCAAGATGATTTGTGCAAGAATCATCGTGTTAAGGATGTGTGAGCACGCCAAATAGATCGTCCAACAACTTCTCGAATTGGTGATCGAAATAAACATGAAAAATCACTTTGTCAAACTGATTTCATATTGGTCCGTCGACGAAGCGAACCTCGCGAAGCTGCATTTAAAAAGTGAAGGAATTGAAGCGGAACTTGAAGGCGAGACGGTGGCGAGCGTGGCTTGGATAAATGCCAATGCCATTGGCGGTGTGAAACTACTCGTTAAGGATTTTGATGTAGAGCGTGCCCGAAAGATTCTGCGACTCAATTCAGAGATGCACGCCTCGGTTCAACATCAATCTGAACTATCGAACGCGATTCCTGCTGATGATGCCAGCGGACGTACTGAACTCACTGATGAAGGTGACGAAGCTTCTCTCACGCCAACGGCG
This genomic interval from Schlesneria paludicola DSM 18645 contains the following:
- a CDS encoding putative signal transducing protein, with amino-acid sequence MKNHFVKLISYWSVDEANLAKLHLKSEGIEAELEGETVASVAWINANAIGGVKLLVKDFDVERARKILRLNSEMHASVQHQSELSNAIPADDASGRTELTDEGDEASLTPTA
- a CDS encoding phage tail assembly protein T translates to MTTEQFAEWREYFALEPTRAIDRDRPLATILAAIAGACGKELDIDTALRTWGHHIPEPPFDPDANAAAILAGFGG